In Patulibacter sp. SYSU D01012, a single window of DNA contains:
- a CDS encoding MFS transporter, whose protein sequence is MSTFSQLRVPAAARASTPPGRVLAIVCAAVVLSSLDLFIVNVALPDIGADYGEGDLSALSWVLNAYAIVFAALLVVFGRAAERWDRRRAFLAGVAVFTLASAACGAAPGLGALVAFRVVQAAGAALLIPASLGLVLATAPPERRQGSVRTWTAVGGLAAALGPVVGGVLVAADWRWVFLVNVPIGLAAIVVGLRALPDVPGHPVARPNVGEATLVTVGIGLLTLGLVEGERWGWGSAQTLGVLGGALLALVAFAVALRRSADPLVDPALLRVRAFVGASGALSLFSVGFGAMLLSIVLWEQEVWGWSALRTGLAVAPGPLLVPVLATVAGRLIPRVGAGRVGAAGALVFAAGLAWWALSASVTPNYASGVLPGMLLTGVGVGLTLPTLMGAAAAALPPAAFATGSGVTNMLRQVGLALGVAVFVAVVGSPAGPAALEDAYARAWWVLAAFAVAAAAVALVLPRPGRAAAPVPATDAA, encoded by the coding sequence ATGTCGACCTTCAGTCAGCTACGCGTGCCGGCCGCGGCCCGCGCGTCCACCCCGCCCGGCCGCGTGCTGGCGATCGTCTGCGCCGCGGTGGTCCTGTCGAGCCTGGACCTGTTCATCGTCAACGTCGCCCTGCCCGACATCGGCGCGGACTACGGCGAGGGCGACCTGAGCGCGCTGTCCTGGGTGCTGAACGCCTACGCCATCGTCTTCGCGGCGCTGCTCGTCGTCTTCGGGCGCGCGGCGGAGCGCTGGGACCGCCGGCGGGCGTTCCTGGCGGGCGTCGCCGTCTTCACCCTCGCGTCGGCGGCGTGCGGCGCGGCCCCGGGCCTCGGGGCGCTCGTGGCGTTCCGGGTGGTCCAGGCGGCGGGCGCGGCGCTGCTGATCCCGGCGTCGCTGGGTCTGGTGCTCGCGACCGCGCCGCCCGAGCGGCGGCAGGGCAGCGTTCGCACGTGGACGGCGGTGGGCGGCCTGGCCGCCGCGCTGGGCCCGGTCGTCGGCGGCGTCCTCGTCGCGGCCGACTGGCGCTGGGTCTTCCTCGTCAACGTGCCGATCGGCCTGGCGGCCATCGTGGTCGGGCTGCGCGCGCTGCCCGACGTGCCGGGGCACCCGGTCGCGCGCCCGAACGTCGGCGAGGCGACGCTCGTGACCGTCGGCATCGGCCTGCTCACCCTGGGGCTCGTCGAGGGCGAGCGCTGGGGCTGGGGATCGGCGCAGACCCTGGGCGTGCTCGGCGGCGCCCTGCTCGCGCTCGTCGCCTTCGCCGTGGCCCTGCGCCGCAGCGCCGACCCGCTCGTCGACCCGGCGCTGCTGCGCGTGCGGGCCTTCGTCGGCGCCAGCGGCGCGCTGAGCCTGTTCTCGGTCGGGTTCGGCGCGATGCTGCTGTCGATCGTCCTGTGGGAGCAGGAGGTGTGGGGCTGGTCGGCGCTGCGCACGGGCCTGGCCGTCGCGCCGGGGCCGCTGCTCGTGCCCGTGCTCGCGACCGTGGCCGGGCGGCTGATCCCGCGCGTCGGCGCCGGGCGGGTCGGCGCCGCGGGCGCCCTCGTCTTCGCCGCCGGCCTGGCGTGGTGGGCGCTGTCGGCGAGCGTCACGCCGAACTACGCGTCGGGCGTGCTGCCGGGGATGCTGCTGACGGGGGTCGGCGTGGGCCTGACGCTGCCGACGCTGATGGGCGCCGCGGCCGCCGCCCTGCCGCCGGCCGCGTTCGCGACCGGCTCGGGCGTGACGAACATGCTGCGCCAGGTCGGGCTGGCGCTGGGCGTCGCGGTCTTCGTCGCCGTCGTCGGCTCGCCCGCGGGCCCGGCGGCGCTCGAGGACGCCTACGCCCGGGCGTGGTGGGTCCTCGCGGCGTTCGCCGTGGCCGCGGCCGCGGTGGCGCTCGTCCTGCCGCGGCCCGGCCGGGCGGCGGCGCCGGTCCCGGCGACGGACGCGGCCTGA
- a CDS encoding helix-turn-helix domain-containing protein, translating into MDATITMSGPLEPRDGWSADPCTIAAALETLGKRSTLLLLREAFYGATRFEEFVRRVGLSEPSVAARLRELVAAGLLAHVDYRDPGQRTRRGYRLTEKGADAFPVLAALMRWGDRWATEDGRGPVAFRHEGCGAPVGVAVRCADGHDVGPGELELTVAPRR; encoded by the coding sequence ATGGACGCGACGATCACCATGAGCGGTCCGCTCGAGCCCCGCGACGGCTGGTCGGCCGACCCCTGCACCATCGCCGCCGCGCTCGAGACGCTCGGCAAGCGCTCGACGCTCCTGCTGCTGCGCGAGGCCTTCTACGGCGCCACCCGCTTCGAGGAGTTCGTGCGGCGCGTCGGCCTGAGCGAGCCGAGCGTCGCCGCGCGCCTGCGCGAGCTCGTGGCCGCCGGGCTGCTCGCACACGTCGACTACCGCGACCCGGGGCAGCGCACGCGGCGCGGCTACCGGCTGACGGAGAAGGGCGCCGACGCCTTCCCGGTCCTGGCCGCGCTCATGCGCTGGGGGGACCGCTGGGCGACGGAGGACGGCCGCGGGCCGGTCGCCTTCCGTCACGAGGGCTGCGGCGCGCCCGTCGGCGTGGCGGTGCGCTGCGCCGACGGGCACGACGTCGGCCCGGGCGAGCTGGAGCTGACGGTCGCGCCCCGCCGCTGA
- the ychF gene encoding redox-regulated ATPase YchF translates to MKIGIVGMPNAGKSSLFNALTKSGAEAANYPFTTIEPNVAVVPVEDERLVRIAEQMGASEIVFDHIDFHDIAGLVAGAHKGEGLGNKFLANIRETDAIVHVVRAHEDANIVHPEGSVNPIRDIETIETELLMADLEQAERRRERVQKQARGGDAEAKAELAWLDELIPALNEGTPARLVPVPEDHPNVVRTLSPLTAKPVLFVANVDENDASGEVPAAVAEHAAAMGAVAVAVSSRLESELIEMDDEEAAAMREDMGFAESGLQRIARGAFELLDLITFFTVGSGVRGQSWHLKRGLTVWHAAGQIHTDIQQGFVRADVVGWQELLDAGGYSQARDKGTLRTEGRDYVMQDGDVITVKHTN, encoded by the coding sequence AACGCGCTGACGAAGTCGGGGGCGGAGGCCGCGAACTACCCGTTCACCACGATCGAGCCGAACGTCGCGGTCGTCCCCGTCGAGGACGAGCGGCTGGTGCGGATCGCGGAGCAGATGGGCGCGTCGGAGATCGTCTTCGACCACATCGACTTCCACGACATCGCGGGCCTCGTCGCCGGCGCCCACAAGGGCGAGGGCCTGGGCAACAAGTTCTTGGCGAACATCCGCGAGACGGACGCGATCGTCCACGTCGTCCGCGCGCACGAGGACGCCAACATCGTCCATCCCGAGGGCTCGGTGAACCCCATCCGGGACATCGAGACCATCGAGACCGAGCTGCTGATGGCCGACCTGGAGCAGGCCGAGCGGCGCCGCGAGCGGGTGCAGAAGCAGGCCCGCGGCGGCGACGCCGAGGCGAAGGCGGAGCTGGCCTGGCTCGACGAGCTGATCCCCGCGCTGAACGAGGGCACGCCCGCGCGCCTGGTGCCCGTGCCGGAGGACCACCCCAACGTCGTCCGCACCCTGTCGCCGCTCACCGCCAAGCCGGTCCTGTTCGTCGCCAACGTCGACGAGAACGACGCCTCGGGCGAGGTGCCTGCCGCCGTCGCCGAGCACGCCGCCGCGATGGGCGCCGTCGCCGTCGCCGTCTCGTCGCGCCTGGAGTCCGAGCTCATCGAGATGGACGACGAGGAGGCCGCCGCGATGCGCGAGGACATGGGCTTCGCTGAGTCCGGCCTGCAGCGGATCGCCCGCGGCGCGTTCGAGCTGCTCGACCTGATCACGTTCTTCACCGTCGGCTCGGGCGTCCGCGGCCAGTCCTGGCACCTGAAGCGCGGCCTGACCGTCTGGCACGCCGCCGGCCAGATCCACACGGACATCCAGCAGGGCTTCGTCCGCGCCGACGTCGTCGGCTGGCAGGAGCTGCTCGACGCGGGCGGCTACTCCCAGGCGCGCGACAAGGGCACGCTCCGCACCGAGGGCCGCGACTACGTGATGCAGGACGGCGACGTCATCACGGTCAAGCACACGAACTAG